A portion of the Manihot esculenta cultivar AM560-2 chromosome 2, M.esculenta_v8, whole genome shotgun sequence genome contains these proteins:
- the LOC110604173 gene encoding probable choline kinase 1 isoform X2 translates to MVMKTKGLIEGIFPDELKKILRSVASEWGDVVDDMDSLEVVPLKGAMTNEVFQINWPTKRGDVIRKLLIRIYGEGVEVFFKRDEEIRTFECMSKHGQGPKLLGRFEDGRVEEFIHARTLSAADLRDPEISALVAAKMREFHDLDMPGPRSVLLWSRMRDWLAEAKSLCTAKDAKKFHLDNLDEEIRMLEKWLSLDYQDIGFCHNDLQYGNIMMDEETRSITIIDYEYASYNPVAYDIANHFCEMVADYHSETPHVLDYSKYPDLEERYRFVHTYLSSSGSEPRKDEVERLVDDAEKYTLANHIFWGLWGIISGYVNKLDFDYLEYARQRFEQYWLRRTQLLESYVAHANGYVEDAT, encoded by the exons ATGGTGATGAAAACGAAAGGGTTGATTGAGGGCattttcccagatgagctaAAGAAAATTCTTCGGTCTGTTGCATCTGAGTGGGGAGATGTGGTGGATGATATGGATTCTTTGGAGGTTGTACCGTTGAAGGGAGCTATGACTAATGAGGTTTTCCAGATAAACTGGCCAACAAAGAGGGGTGATGTTATTAGAAAATTATTGATTCGGATTTATGGTGAAGGTGTTGAAGTTTTTTTCAAAAGGGATGAAGAGATTAGGACGTTTGAGTGCATGTCAAAGCATGGACAAGGGCCTAAGCTTCTTGGTCGGTTTGAAGATGGCAGGGTTGAAGAGTTTATTCATGCTAGG ACACTATCAGCTGCTGACCTTCGAGATCCTGAAATCTCTGCTCTTGTAGCAGCAAAGATGAGAGAGTTCCATGATCTTGATATGCCTGGTCCAAGGAGTGTACTCCTGTGGAGCAGAATGAG GGATTGGCTGGCTGAGGCCAAAAGTTTGTGTACTGCTAAAGATGCAAAGAAATTTCATCTGGATAATCTTGACGAGGAAATCAGAATGCTAGAAAAGTGGCTGTCACTAGACTATCAGGATATTGGGTTTTGTCACAATGACCTGCAATACGGTAACATAATGATGGATGAAGAGACGAGATCAATCACCATAATT GATTATGAGTACGCAAGTTACAATCCTGTTGCCTATGATATTGCAAATCACTTCTGTGAAATGGTAGCAGATTATCATTCTGAGACGCCACACGTTTTGGACTATAGCAAATACCCAG ATTTGGAGGAGCGTTACAGATTTGTACACACGTATCTAAGCTCATCAG GCAGTGAACCTAGAAAAGACGAAGTGGAACGGCTAGTGGATGATGCAGAAAAGTACACTCTTGCAAACCATATCTTCTGGGGCTTATGGGGAATAATCTCA GGTTATGTGAACAAACTTGATTTTGATTACTTGGAGTATGCAAGGCAGAGGTTTGAGCAGTACTGGTTGAGAAGGACTCAGCTGTTGGAATCCTATGTTGCTCATGCAAATGGTTATGTTGAAGATGCTACATGA
- the LOC110604173 gene encoding probable choline kinase 1 isoform X1, with the protein MMIRLSHWYKPPSVTVTKNLTRIPRRFYAGVRIHSVSTDTKMVMKTKGLIEGIFPDELKKILRSVASEWGDVVDDMDSLEVVPLKGAMTNEVFQINWPTKRGDVIRKLLIRIYGEGVEVFFKRDEEIRTFECMSKHGQGPKLLGRFEDGRVEEFIHARTLSAADLRDPEISALVAAKMREFHDLDMPGPRSVLLWSRMRDWLAEAKSLCTAKDAKKFHLDNLDEEIRMLEKWLSLDYQDIGFCHNDLQYGNIMMDEETRSITIIDYEYASYNPVAYDIANHFCEMVADYHSETPHVLDYSKYPDLEERYRFVHTYLSSSGSEPRKDEVERLVDDAEKYTLANHIFWGLWGIISGYVNKLDFDYLEYARQRFEQYWLRRTQLLESYVAHANGYVEDAT; encoded by the exons ATGATGATTCGTTTGTCTCACTGGTATAAACCTCCGTCCGTAACTGTCACAAAAAACCTCACACGCATTCCAAGGAGATTCTACGCGGGAG TACGAATACATTCTGTTTCTACTGATACAAAAATGGTGATGAAAACGAAAGGGTTGATTGAGGGCattttcccagatgagctaAAGAAAATTCTTCGGTCTGTTGCATCTGAGTGGGGAGATGTGGTGGATGATATGGATTCTTTGGAGGTTGTACCGTTGAAGGGAGCTATGACTAATGAGGTTTTCCAGATAAACTGGCCAACAAAGAGGGGTGATGTTATTAGAAAATTATTGATTCGGATTTATGGTGAAGGTGTTGAAGTTTTTTTCAAAAGGGATGAAGAGATTAGGACGTTTGAGTGCATGTCAAAGCATGGACAAGGGCCTAAGCTTCTTGGTCGGTTTGAAGATGGCAGGGTTGAAGAGTTTATTCATGCTAGG ACACTATCAGCTGCTGACCTTCGAGATCCTGAAATCTCTGCTCTTGTAGCAGCAAAGATGAGAGAGTTCCATGATCTTGATATGCCTGGTCCAAGGAGTGTACTCCTGTGGAGCAGAATGAG GGATTGGCTGGCTGAGGCCAAAAGTTTGTGTACTGCTAAAGATGCAAAGAAATTTCATCTGGATAATCTTGACGAGGAAATCAGAATGCTAGAAAAGTGGCTGTCACTAGACTATCAGGATATTGGGTTTTGTCACAATGACCTGCAATACGGTAACATAATGATGGATGAAGAGACGAGATCAATCACCATAATT GATTATGAGTACGCAAGTTACAATCCTGTTGCCTATGATATTGCAAATCACTTCTGTGAAATGGTAGCAGATTATCATTCTGAGACGCCACACGTTTTGGACTATAGCAAATACCCAG ATTTGGAGGAGCGTTACAGATTTGTACACACGTATCTAAGCTCATCAG GCAGTGAACCTAGAAAAGACGAAGTGGAACGGCTAGTGGATGATGCAGAAAAGTACACTCTTGCAAACCATATCTTCTGGGGCTTATGGGGAATAATCTCA GGTTATGTGAACAAACTTGATTTTGATTACTTGGAGTATGCAAGGCAGAGGTTTGAGCAGTACTGGTTGAGAAGGACTCAGCTGTTGGAATCCTATGTTGCTCATGCAAATGGTTATGTTGAAGATGCTACATGA